One window of the Candidatus Dependentiae bacterium genome contains the following:
- the pyrE gene encoding orotate phosphoribosyltransferase has translation MNITPCNIKSHATFSLDSDTEQLILALHDIGSIMFGTFTFKSGIISPIYVDLRKIMSHPQVLHEVEQQLWNQIKHCSFDVICPVPMAAIPLASSIAFNRTKPLILARPFVKDHGTKRAIEGIYNDGDTAIVIEDVITSGQSILEVIDNLENNNLKVHDIFTLLNYQSSGNEKLAERGYHLHSLFTISQVITVLEHAGRITDEQAADVRYFIEQPKQCCS, from the coding sequence GTAATATTAAATCCCATGCAACTTTTTCTCTAGATTCCGATACGGAACAACTTATCCTTGCCCTGCATGATATTGGCTCTATCATGTTTGGCACCTTTACTTTCAAAAGTGGAATTATTTCACCGATTTATGTCGATCTGCGTAAAATTATGTCTCACCCACAGGTGTTACATGAAGTTGAACAACAATTATGGAATCAAATTAAACATTGTTCTTTTGATGTCATATGTCCAGTACCAATGGCGGCAATCCCTTTGGCATCTAGTATTGCTTTTAACCGTACTAAACCACTGATCCTTGCACGCCCTTTTGTTAAAGATCATGGCACTAAACGTGCTATAGAGGGCATATATAATGATGGCGACACAGCTATAGTAATTGAAGATGTAATCACAAGTGGACAAAGCATTTTAGAAGTAATTGATAACCTCGAAAATAACAACCTTAAAGTTCATGATATATTTACCTTACTTAACTATCAAAGTAGTGGTAATGAAAAACTAGCAGAAAGAGGATACCACCTACACTCGCTGTTTACCATATCCCAAGTGATTACGGTATTGGAGCATGCAGGTAGAATCACCGATGAACAAGCAGCAGATGTGCGCTACTTCATAGAACAACCAAAGCAATGCTGTTCATGA
- the pyrF gene encoding orotidine-5'-phosphate decarboxylase — protein sequence MILFTIILGLGMLTTPAHGHVPSAPVKLSFAERATLCTHPISKKLFTIMAGKQTNLAVSADVTTKQQLLTLADAVGPYICMLKTHIDIINDFDWDLVEQLQALADKHNFLIFEDRKFADIGNTVTHQYTQGVHRIVEWAHITNAHTVSGPSVIEGLYAGLNDHTKNQRGLLLLAQMSSKENLISAEYTQKTIQLAHHYSDFVIGFICQEQLSNDPCMIHITPGVHLSKSGDDLKQQYNTPAYAIGTLGTDIIIVGRGIYQAFDQAQAAKQYRDIAWQAYLDSLPPFDK from the coding sequence ATGATACTATTCACTATCATCTTAGGATTAGGAATGCTTACAACTCCCGCACATGGACATGTTCCATCTGCACCAGTAAAACTAAGCTTCGCTGAACGCGCAACTTTATGCACGCATCCGATCAGCAAAAAACTATTTACGATCATGGCCGGCAAACAAACCAACCTTGCAGTAAGTGCTGATGTAACTACCAAACAACAGTTACTTACACTTGCAGATGCCGTTGGTCCCTATATATGTATGCTGAAAACCCATATAGATATTATCAACGATTTTGATTGGGATCTTGTTGAGCAATTGCAAGCACTCGCTGATAAGCATAATTTTTTAATTTTTGAAGACCGTAAATTTGCAGATATTGGCAATACGGTAACTCATCAGTACACACAGGGCGTGCATCGTATAGTCGAATGGGCACACATCACTAATGCCCATACAGTCTCTGGCCCTAGCGTTATTGAAGGATTGTACGCTGGACTCAATGACCACACCAAAAACCAGCGAGGGTTATTACTACTTGCACAGATGAGTTCAAAAGAAAATCTAATCTCAGCTGAATACACACAAAAAACAATCCAACTGGCACACCACTATAGCGATTTTGTCATTGGTTTTATATGCCAGGAACAACTAAGCAATGATCCATGCATGATTCATATAACCCCTGGAGTACACCTCAGCAAATCAGGAGATGACCTCAAGCAACAATATAATACCCCTGCATATGCAATAGGCACACTGGGCACTGATATCATTATAGTTGGCCGGGGTATATACCAGGCTTTTGATCAAGCACAAGCTGCCAAACAATACAGGGATATAGCTTGGCAAGCCTACCTGGACTCCCTCCCCCCTTTTGACAAATAG
- a CDS encoding C2H2-type zinc finger protein — protein MKNLSLFIPMLMLGIISNTTVAMKRTHDTMEHDSVYREKPASIIDAYKKLYQICPTCNKAFADSSHLKTHMRTHTGEKPYVCPTCNKNFTNSSHLKRHTRTHTGEKPYVCPTCNKNFANSSHLKIHTRTHTGEKPYVCPTCNKGFADSSDLKRHTRTHTGEKPYICPTCNKGFASSSDLKRHTRTHTGEKRLNQDNTSSNSELSTNALIDKQPIYDAIVIDEQPSIDDQQSVYETEQPILADVIDSMEEMHQSAVPAQLPITIKCGKEIMIMFFTPDMQ, from the coding sequence ATGAAAAATCTAAGTCTATTTATACCTATGCTGATGCTCGGTATTATCAGTAACACTACAGTCGCTATGAAGCGTACACATGATACTATGGAACATGATAGTGTCTATAGAGAAAAACCCGCATCAATAATTGATGCTTATAAAAAGCTATACCAAATCTGCCCTACATGTAATAAGGCTTTTGCTGATTCATCACATTTAAAAACACATATGAGAACTCATACTGGTGAAAAGCCTTATGTCTGCCCTACATGCAATAAGAACTTTACTAACTCATCACATTTAAAAAGACATACCAGAACTCATACGGGTGAAAAGCCTTATGTCTGCCCTACATGCAATAAGAACTTTGCTAACTCATCACATTTAAAAATACATACCAGAACTCATACCGGTGAAAAGCCTTATGTCTGCCCTACATGCAATAAGGGATTTGCTGACTCATCAGATTTAAAAAGACATACCAGAACTCATACCGGCGAAAAGCCTTATATCTGCCCCACATGCAATAAGGGTTTTGCAAGCTCATCAGATTTAAAAAGACATACCAGAACTCATACCGGTGAAAAGCGGTTAAATCAAGACAACACGTCGAGTAATAGTGAATTATCTACCAATGCACTGATAGATAAACAACCTATATATGATGCAATTGTTATCGATGAACAACCGTCTATAGATGATCAACAATCAGTATATGAAACAGAGCAACCTATACTGGCAGACGTAATTGATTCAATGGAAGAAATGCATCAATCAGCTGTACCTGCTCAATTACCAATCACTATTAAGTGTGGAAAAGAAATAATGATTATGTTCTTTACACCTGATATGCAGTAA